Proteins from a genomic interval of Mycolicibacterium tusciae JS617:
- a CDS encoding translation initiation factor IF-2 N-terminal domain-containing protein, translating into MRVHELAKELGWPSSRLVDELRSRGEWVKSAMSTLEAPVVRDIRRAFAAASPESDPEESLEPALYGDSADLDADAHLVACMLGHPCGTPPLHSRDSKVWQGHRVTCR; encoded by the coding sequence AACTCGCCAAGGAGCTGGGCTGGCCCTCCAGCCGGCTCGTCGATGAGCTGCGTAGTCGTGGCGAATGGGTGAAGTCGGCAATGAGCACTCTGGAGGCCCCGGTCGTGCGGGACATTCGTCGCGCCTTTGCCGCCGCCAGCCCGGAGTCCGATCCAGAGGAATCCCTGGAACCGGCTCTCTACGGTGACTCTGCCGACCTCGACGCCGACGCGCACCTGGTGGCGTGCATGCTCGGGCACCCGTGCGGCACACCACCGCTGCACTCGCGCGACAGCAAGGTCTGGCAAGGCCACCGCGTCACCTGCCGGTGA
- a CDS encoding rep protein yields MGACAPGTPMWTSRESWLTNLEQWASSPAFAATKTSARVSITAATLLAIAAVMAEHADHGTGRHVAVTRARIADRVGCSPDTVTVAWRLLRVAGWAVEAQRGHGSPGTPASGRRPSVYHLISRRQPRPVVHNPDLPPKAGSCLLPSVGKYSPSALERAAGGLARKRQPYRAAPRPLQTQRLAAQLVNRCHGLDSAHIGAICDAITAAGIDPQLWSARAITDALNADMATRGWSWPDDIHRPAAFLSSRLRRLDWRPCGPPENGGYAASPEEATAQPLSPAQQARVVAAKAEIRAILATARHRQPGALL; encoded by the coding sequence GTGGGCGCGTGTGCGCCCGGCACACCGATGTGGACCAGCCGCGAGAGCTGGCTTACCAACTTGGAGCAGTGGGCGTCCTCGCCCGCGTTCGCAGCTACCAAGACTTCGGCGCGGGTATCGATCACCGCTGCCACACTGCTGGCGATCGCGGCGGTGATGGCCGAGCATGCCGATCACGGCACCGGCCGCCACGTGGCCGTCACCCGGGCCAGGATCGCTGATCGGGTGGGTTGTAGCCCAGACACGGTCACAGTGGCGTGGCGGCTGCTGAGAGTCGCAGGGTGGGCAGTAGAAGCCCAACGCGGACACGGCTCACCGGGCACCCCGGCATCAGGCCGGCGACCCTCGGTGTATCACCTGATCTCGCGCCGCCAACCGCGACCGGTTGTGCACAATCCCGACCTACCGCCGAAGGCGGGTAGTTGTCTTTTACCTTCTGTTGGTAAGTACTCACCAAGCGCGCTCGAGCGCGCCGCAGGGGGTCTTGCAAGAAAGCGCCAGCCCTATCGGGCCGCGCCACGACCGCTGCAGACCCAACGGCTGGCCGCGCAGTTAGTGAACCGCTGTCACGGCCTCGACAGCGCACACATCGGGGCGATCTGCGATGCGATCACCGCCGCCGGAATCGACCCCCAGCTGTGGTCAGCGCGGGCTATCACCGACGCACTGAACGCCGACATGGCAACGCGCGGCTGGTCCTGGCCTGATGACATCCACCGGCCCGCAGCATTCTTGTCCAGCCGCCTCCGGCGGCTGGACTGGCGACCCTGCGGGCCGCCGGAAAACGGCGGCTACGCCGCCAGCCCGGAAGAAGCAACGGCCCAACCGCTGTCGCCGGCCCAGCAAGCCCGTGTCGTCGCCGCGAAAGCAGAAATCCGCGCGATCTTGGCTACAGCTCGCCACCGCCAACCGGGAGCGCTTCTGTGA
- the mobF gene encoding MobF family relaxase: MLTIAPLKLWSVRYYNDTSRATVAASLDRQKAGGGLGEYYSEGETRAPVWMCAGDGEAAGALCGLSAADRAGGEADLDVVARWLDEGVAPGGACGRAFSARSNRGFDLTFCAPKSVSLLRALDTGGVASKAVVEAHNTALGEALEYLHTHAGYTRVHNPVSGRKDLVRLPGLVAAAYQHETSRAGDPHLHTHVLVPNKQARTDGVLVAIDSDALWHEAKAAGIIYQTVLRQELNTLLGVEWDRVDPHSGMAEIAGVDRAVLTAAAQRSTQLAAWASKNLVVDSAGVSAAQLARAQKATRPRKPEHRPWAELKAEWAGRFGADLVIDETAQQQAREQRLVAAAGAVMEWVNAAVAGIDKAAFTRADLIEALGAAMPVTIADTPHGPRWVAETLADAVGMRITAERAPHEREGHDRFTAAPIIAEEQALYELIAVRDQRAALPAETVETVVEAAGLSADQGAAIGAIATSPWLIQSLSAPAGAGKTTSLRALREAAHRGGKRRVLVAAPTGKAADVALAEGAGDVGGTIAGALKALREQRLQLDPETLLVIDEAGMAGTAALRELLAAASSAGTKTVLVGDGRQLSPVKARGGMFTGLCADLPWSQHLSEVWRMHDAGERAASLGIRDGDGAALADAVGWYRDHDRLRLGDPVAMAQDAFDAWMSEHNRDGGGDSLLIADRWEIADALNERIHRHRVNEDAETVTGARRHRIGAGDVVISRRNDPTIEVSRRGSKGGELVAVTDAPVRNGQRWNVIAVDAEGDRIAARRIGDNALAVFDGEYLHTHVHHGYAVTVHAAQGATAARCHAVLSTTGRRRAAYVAMTRGRESNTVYLYDRVAGEGDHEHGPQPQPGVHQARRGDDQDAAGALRALLDRDDDARTVADTAAATDREQLPEPVAGLLDARAHALEKVRTVHELGVEVDWLAQIGGISARAACYKTGTATLGRLLGEEALDQDQCGVAAGIVGTIDTVQSLHFDTQTAAEKPALLAAVTACTRAEGVATVLLPATEQASHDALGYAGGAVVHSADTLLAEFDTLEPDTVKSRSRFCGAFVIVDDADHLQPDQLIRLAGHARTRGSKLVLVTTDTHPPRPGPSRHLTDVAAVFLPWAHHRGTSIEEPDTAIGRAQRDSTRRSTDPHIAEMLDRATELINTCQQRYGYLGRHRDRSQDRSQDRSRDDDYGLGL; encoded by the coding sequence GTGTTGACGATTGCGCCGTTGAAGTTGTGGTCGGTGCGCTACTACAACGACACGTCGCGGGCGACGGTGGCAGCGAGCCTGGATCGGCAAAAGGCTGGCGGTGGTTTGGGGGAGTACTACTCCGAGGGGGAGACCCGTGCCCCGGTGTGGATGTGCGCCGGCGACGGCGAGGCGGCGGGCGCGTTGTGTGGTTTGAGTGCCGCGGATCGGGCCGGCGGGGAAGCGGATTTGGATGTGGTGGCCCGTTGGTTGGATGAGGGGGTCGCGCCGGGTGGGGCGTGTGGTCGGGCGTTTTCTGCGCGGTCGAATCGGGGTTTCGATTTGACGTTCTGCGCCCCGAAGTCGGTGTCGTTGTTGCGGGCGTTGGACACCGGTGGGGTGGCGTCTAAGGCGGTGGTGGAGGCGCACAACACCGCGTTGGGTGAGGCGTTGGAGTATCTGCACACTCATGCCGGCTATACCCGGGTGCACAACCCGGTGTCGGGGCGCAAGGACCTGGTTCGGTTGCCGGGTTTGGTGGCGGCGGCCTATCAGCACGAGACGTCGCGGGCGGGGGATCCGCATCTGCACACCCATGTGTTGGTGCCTAATAAGCAGGCGCGCACCGATGGGGTGTTGGTCGCGATCGATAGTGATGCGTTGTGGCATGAGGCCAAGGCCGCGGGGATCATTTATCAGACCGTGTTGCGGCAGGAGTTGAACACCCTGTTGGGGGTGGAATGGGATCGGGTGGATCCGCATTCGGGGATGGCCGAGATCGCCGGAGTCGACCGAGCGGTGCTCACTGCGGCGGCGCAGCGGTCCACACAGCTGGCGGCGTGGGCGTCGAAAAACTTGGTCGTTGATAGTGCGGGGGTGAGTGCGGCGCAGTTGGCGCGCGCGCAGAAAGCGACCCGCCCGCGTAAACCTGAGCATCGCCCGTGGGCCGAGTTGAAGGCCGAATGGGCGGGCCGTTTCGGTGCCGATTTGGTGATCGATGAGACCGCCCAACAGCAGGCGCGCGAACAGCGTTTGGTCGCGGCGGCTGGCGCGGTGATGGAGTGGGTGAACGCGGCGGTGGCCGGAATCGATAAGGCGGCGTTTACCCGCGCCGATCTGATCGAGGCGTTGGGCGCGGCGATGCCGGTCACCATCGCCGACACACCGCACGGGCCGCGCTGGGTCGCCGAAACACTGGCTGATGCGGTCGGAATGCGCATCACCGCCGAGCGCGCCCCTCATGAGCGCGAAGGCCATGACCGGTTCACCGCCGCGCCGATCATCGCCGAAGAACAAGCACTCTACGAACTGATCGCCGTGCGGGATCAGCGCGCGGCCCTACCCGCCGAGACTGTCGAGACGGTTGTTGAGGCCGCGGGTTTGTCGGCTGATCAAGGGGCTGCGATCGGCGCGATCGCCACCTCGCCGTGGCTGATCCAGTCGTTGTCTGCGCCGGCCGGGGCGGGCAAAACCACCTCGTTGCGGGCGCTGCGGGAGGCCGCGCACCGGGGCGGGAAACGCCGTGTGTTGGTGGCGGCGCCGACCGGGAAAGCCGCCGATGTCGCCCTCGCCGAAGGCGCTGGGGATGTCGGGGGCACGATCGCGGGCGCACTCAAAGCGCTGCGGGAGCAGCGGCTGCAGCTTGATCCAGAGACGCTGCTGGTGATCGACGAAGCCGGCATGGCGGGCACCGCAGCCCTGCGGGAACTGTTGGCTGCGGCCAGTAGTGCGGGAACCAAAACGGTGCTCGTCGGTGATGGACGACAACTATCGCCGGTGAAGGCGCGTGGGGGGATGTTCACTGGACTGTGTGCTGATCTGCCGTGGTCTCAGCACCTGTCGGAGGTGTGGCGGATGCACGACGCTGGGGAGCGGGCCGCCTCGTTGGGGATACGTGACGGGGACGGTGCGGCGCTGGCTGATGCGGTGGGGTGGTATCGCGATCACGACCGGCTACGTCTGGGGGATCCGGTCGCGATGGCCCAGGATGCGTTTGACGCCTGGATGAGTGAACACAACCGCGATGGTGGTGGGGATAGTTTGTTGATCGCGGATCGGTGGGAGATCGCTGATGCGCTCAACGAACGCATCCACCGCCACCGCGTCAACGAGGATGCTGAAACTGTGACTGGTGCGCGGCGTCACCGGATCGGGGCTGGGGATGTGGTGATCAGCCGCCGCAATGACCCCACCATCGAGGTGTCCCGCCGGGGCAGTAAGGGCGGGGAACTGGTCGCGGTCACTGATGCTCCGGTGCGCAATGGGCAACGCTGGAACGTCATCGCCGTTGACGCCGAGGGTGATCGGATCGCGGCCCGCCGGATCGGCGATAACGCGCTGGCGGTGTTTGACGGTGAGTATCTGCACACCCATGTCCATCACGGGTATGCGGTCACCGTGCACGCCGCCCAGGGCGCCACCGCGGCACGCTGTCACGCCGTGCTCTCGACCACGGGTCGGCGCCGGGCAGCGTATGTGGCGATGACCCGGGGGCGGGAATCCAACACCGTCTACCTCTACGACCGGGTCGCCGGGGAAGGCGACCACGAACACGGCCCGCAACCGCAACCCGGTGTGCACCAAGCGCGCCGTGGCGATGACCAGGACGCCGCCGGAGCCTTGAGGGCACTGTTGGACCGAGATGACGACGCCCGCACTGTGGCCGACACCGCCGCGGCCACTGATCGCGAGCAGCTCCCCGAACCAGTCGCTGGCCTGCTCGACGCCCGCGCCCACGCCTTGGAGAAGGTCCGCACCGTCCACGAGTTGGGTGTGGAAGTCGATTGGCTGGCCCAGATCGGTGGGATCAGCGCGCGTGCTGCCTGCTACAAAACCGGCACCGCCACCCTGGGGCGCCTCCTCGGCGAGGAGGCGCTTGACCAGGATCAGTGTGGTGTGGCCGCGGGCATCGTGGGCACCATCGACACCGTGCAATCCCTGCACTTCGACACCCAAACGGCCGCCGAGAAGCCCGCGCTGCTGGCCGCGGTCACTGCCTGCACCCGCGCCGAGGGCGTAGCGACGGTCCTGCTCCCGGCAACTGAACAAGCCTCCCATGACGCCCTCGGTTACGCCGGTGGTGCTGTCGTGCACAGCGCGGACACGCTCCTGGCCGAGTTCGACACCTTGGAACCCGACACCGTTAAGAGCAGAAGCCGATTCTGTGGTGCGTTCGTCATTGTCGATGACGCTGATCACCTCCAACCCGATCAGCTGATACGCCTGGCCGGTCACGCCCGCACCCGGGGCAGCAAGCTGGTGTTGGTCACCACCGACACCCACCCGCCCCGACCAGGACCATCCAGACATTTGACTGATGTTGCTGCGGTATTCCTGCCCTGGGCCCATCACCGCGGGACCAGCATCGAAGAGCCGGACACCGCGATCGGGCGCGCCCAACGCGATAGCACAAGGCGTAGTACGGACCCGCACATCGCCGAAATGCTTGACCGGGCAACCGAACTGATCAACACCTGCCAACAACGGTACGGATACCTGGGACGCCACCGAGACCGCAGCCAGGACCGCAGCCAAGACCGCAGCCGCGACGACGATTACGGCCTGGGCCTATGA
- the mobF gene encoding MobF family relaxase, whose protein sequence is MDSYKLAAGTGYLYLVRRKAAGHWGGRGLAGLAAGQERFVATDENAPLWTVEPGSEVTEDQLEALFGRGVHPNAEALTRSLMAQTSSRNVAVAATRLGRLFKVDAGQNAWRVRLAAAYRDHNLAGGQHKNATIAEPVRTQIQTRIARDIFEEKYGRAPGDERELTGFITGSSRKLMSSVAGYDLMFVPVKSVAALHALAPPPIAKTIEDCHHRAVNDALDMLQDTAAYTRVGANGAAQIDTEGFIYASFTHRDTRAGDPGLRTHVVVSNKVRACGLDGFWRWHSLDGRPLYAAKVTASELYNTRIEAYLGQELGLGFAERGDADAGKREVREIIGVAPELIVLWSSRRAEINDQYAVLAQEFVTDHGREPATTESIALRRRANLATREATHEPRSQTEQRQQWRAEAVACLGGEDNLTAMLTDCLSNKQAPCSVDVTGAWVDAQAAAVIATVSASRDTWAPTNVAAEAQRRIRATGHAAVDGLAQRITEAALRPPHSITHPASADDDPDEPGVPRRRDGSSVYRPAGAQRYTSPEIQGG, encoded by the coding sequence ATGGATAGCTACAAGCTGGCCGCCGGGACTGGATACCTGTACCTGGTTCGTCGGAAAGCCGCGGGCCACTGGGGTGGGCGCGGGTTAGCCGGGCTGGCCGCCGGACAGGAGCGTTTCGTGGCCACCGATGAAAATGCTCCGCTGTGGACGGTGGAGCCGGGCTCGGAGGTCACTGAGGACCAGCTGGAGGCGTTGTTCGGGCGTGGTGTGCACCCCAACGCCGAGGCGTTGACCCGTTCGCTGATGGCCCAAACCTCGTCGAGGAATGTCGCGGTGGCGGCCACCAGGTTAGGTCGGCTTTTCAAAGTTGATGCCGGGCAAAACGCATGGCGGGTGCGCCTGGCGGCGGCCTACCGCGACCACAACCTCGCCGGTGGCCAGCACAAGAACGCCACGATCGCCGAGCCGGTGCGCACACAGATACAGACCCGGATCGCCCGGGACATCTTTGAAGAAAAATATGGCCGCGCCCCCGGTGATGAACGTGAGCTGACCGGGTTCATCACCGGCAGCAGCCGGAAGTTGATGTCCTCGGTGGCCGGGTATGACTTGATGTTTGTCCCGGTCAAAAGTGTCGCGGCGTTGCATGCGTTGGCCCCGCCGCCGATCGCCAAGACCATTGAGGACTGCCACCACCGGGCGGTCAACGACGCCTTAGACATGCTCCAAGACACCGCGGCCTACACCCGAGTCGGTGCTAACGGCGCGGCCCAAATCGATACCGAGGGGTTCATTTACGCGTCGTTCACCCACCGCGATACCCGCGCCGGTGATCCTGGTCTGCGCACCCATGTGGTGGTGTCGAACAAGGTTCGCGCCTGTGGCCTCGACGGTTTTTGGCGCTGGCATTCCCTGGACGGGCGCCCGCTGTACGCGGCGAAGGTGACCGCTTCTGAGTTGTACAACACCCGCATAGAGGCCTACCTGGGCCAGGAGTTGGGGTTGGGATTCGCTGAGCGCGGGGACGCCGACGCCGGTAAACGGGAGGTCCGCGAGATCATCGGGGTGGCCCCGGAGTTGATCGTGTTGTGGTCCTCGCGGCGTGCGGAAATCAACGACCAGTACGCGGTGCTGGCCCAAGAATTCGTGACCGATCACGGCCGCGAACCCGCCACCACCGAATCCATCGCGCTGCGTCGTCGAGCCAACCTGGCGACGCGTGAGGCCACACACGAGCCCCGCTCACAGACCGAGCAGCGCCAGCAGTGGCGCGCTGAAGCGGTGGCATGCCTGGGCGGTGAAGACAACCTCACTGCAATGCTGACCGACTGCCTATCGAACAAGCAGGCGCCGTGCAGCGTCGATGTCACCGGGGCGTGGGTGGATGCTCAAGCCGCTGCGGTGATCGCCACGGTCTCGGCGAGCCGGGACACCTGGGCGCCCACCAACGTCGCCGCTGAAGCCCAGCGCCGCATCCGCGCCACCGGGCACGCCGCCGTGGATGGGCTGGCGCAGCGGATCACCGAGGCCGCGCTGCGTCCACCACACAGCATCACCCACCCCGCAAGCGCCGACGACGATCCCGACGAACCCGGTGTGCCGCGTCGCCGCGACGGTTCCAGCGTGTACCGCCCCGCCGGCGCCCAGCGCTACACCAGCCCCGAAATCCAGGGCGGCTGA
- a CDS encoding IS3 family transposase (programmed frameshift), whose amino-acid sequence MASNKRRRHTPDQIIRKLAEGNKLLGAGQELDEVCRHLQIAESTWHRWLAQYGGMKANEAKRLKELEAENTRLKKLVANQALDIDMLKEIFGGKLLTPNRKRRAVTALRDRFGVSERRACTVVGLHRSTMRLTPPPITTEEAELRAWLRRFSTDRPRWGWRRAAKMARRAGWQVNNKRIRRLWREEGLRVPQRRKKKRLTGIGIAVGAMSPIRPNVIWAMDFQFDTTADGRTLKMLNVIDEFTREALAIEVDRGIDADGVVDVLDRLALHHGAPHYVRFDNGPEFVAHAVSDWCRFNSAGSLFIDPGSPWQNAWIESFNGRLRDELLNSWRFDSLLEARVIIEDWRVDYNANRPHSAHGELTPAEFALQWTTTHQPQVA is encoded by the exons ATGGCATCGAACAAGCGCCGGCGGCATACGCCGGATCAGATCATCCGCAAGCTCGCCGAGGGCAACAAGCTCCTGGGGGCCGGCCAGGAGCTCGACGAGGTGTGCCGACACCTGCAGATCGCGGAGTCGACGTGGCATCGCTGGCTTGCCCAGTACGGCGGCATGAAAGCCAACGAGGCCAAACGGCTCAAAGAACTCGAGGCCGAGAACACCCGATTGAAGAAGTTGGTCGCCAACCAGGCCCTCGACATCGACATGCTCAAGGAGATCT TCGGCGGGAAACTTCTGACCCCGAACCGCAAGCGCCGCGCCGTCACGGCGCTGCGCGACCGGTTCGGGGTTTCCGAGCGCCGCGCCTGCACAGTGGTTGGCCTGCACCGTTCCACGATGCGCCTGACACCGCCGCCGATCACCACCGAGGAGGCCGAGTTGCGCGCCTGGCTGCGCCGGTTCTCCACTGACCGGCCCCGCTGGGGATGGCGGCGGGCAGCCAAGATGGCCCGCCGAGCCGGCTGGCAGGTCAACAACAAGCGCATCCGTCGTCTGTGGCGCGAGGAGGGCCTCCGCGTCCCGCAGCGCCGCAAGAAGAAGCGTCTGACCGGTATCGGTATCGCCGTGGGCGCGATGTCACCGATTCGTCCGAACGTCATCTGGGCGATGGACTTCCAGTTCGACACCACCGCCGATGGCCGCACCTTGAAGATGTTGAACGTCATCGACGAGTTCACCCGCGAAGCCCTCGCGATCGAAGTCGATCGTGGCATCGACGCCGACGGCGTCGTCGACGTGCTGGATCGCCTGGCTCTGCACCACGGTGCGCCGCACTACGTGCGCTTCGACAACGGTCCCGAGTTCGTGGCCCACGCGGTCAGTGATTGGTGCCGATTCAACAGTGCTGGTTCACTTTTCATCGATCCGGGCTCGCCTTGGCAGAACGCCTGGATCGAGTCGTTCAACGGCAGGCTTCGTGATGAACTGCTCAACTCATGGCGCTTCGACTCGCTCCTGGAAGCCCGCGTGATCATCGAGGACTGGCGGGTCGACTACAACGCCAACAGGCCCCACTCCGCCCATGGCGAGCTCACCCCTGCCGAGTTCGCTCTACAGTGGACCACGACCCACCAACCCCAAGTCGCATAG
- a CDS encoding ParA family protein yields the protein MTVAVANQKGGVGKTLTTANLVRAAAGEGLRVLAVDADAQANLTATLAPEYQGAGLEHSLATVLGSGDRLDAAIVASEWEGVDVVPAGGEDLADAQQTLVIQKAGRELRLRRALASVAARYDLVVLDCPPSLDQLTINALSAADALVIVTDPGQYALNGLDRLLDTIDIVREYTNPALVIAGTIINGYTYTRRMDRWCADIRSAASALGIAVLDPPIHRLTWIAEAQEAGVGLDQWPDPKAAVLHEMYVDKLRAVLAAVGERTR from the coding sequence ATGACGGTGGCGGTAGCCAACCAGAAGGGTGGCGTCGGGAAGACGCTGACCACGGCGAATCTGGTCCGGGCGGCCGCGGGGGAGGGATTGCGAGTGCTGGCGGTCGACGCGGACGCGCAGGCGAACCTCACGGCGACGCTGGCGCCCGAGTATCAGGGTGCCGGCTTAGAGCACTCATTGGCGACCGTGCTGGGCAGCGGTGACCGCCTCGACGCGGCGATCGTCGCCTCGGAGTGGGAGGGGGTCGATGTGGTGCCTGCCGGCGGCGAGGATCTCGCTGACGCGCAGCAGACCCTCGTCATTCAGAAGGCCGGCCGGGAGCTCCGGCTGCGCCGCGCCCTGGCGAGCGTGGCCGCACGCTATGACCTGGTGGTATTAGATTGTCCGCCGAGTCTCGATCAGCTCACTATCAACGCGCTATCAGCCGCTGATGCGCTGGTGATCGTCACCGACCCCGGGCAGTACGCCCTTAACGGGTTGGATCGACTGCTGGACACCATCGACATCGTGCGCGAGTACACCAACCCCGCCCTCGTGATCGCCGGGACGATCATCAACGGCTACACATACACCCGGCGCATGGACCGCTGGTGTGCAGATATTCGCAGTGCCGCCTCGGCGCTGGGGATCGCGGTGCTCGATCCGCCGATACATCGCCTGACGTGGATCGCTGAAGCGCAGGAGGCCGGCGTGGGACTCGATCAGTGGCCCGACCCGAAAGCTGCCGTCTTGCATGAGATGTACGTCGATAAATTGCGCGCGGTCCTCGCCGCAGTGGGGGAGCGCACCCGATGA